The following is a genomic window from Rhizobium sp. NRK18.
GTCGCCTGCACGCGCAGCGGCTCAATGCCGGTGGAGAAGCGGGTCGTGATCGTCGGGTAGACGCCGATATCCGGGAGACCGCCGCCGCCGAGCGCCGGGATGTTGCGCATGTTGCCGGGATCGCGGTTGAAATAGGTGAAGGCGCCCTGGACATGGCGCAGCTTGCCGATCGCGCCTTCAGACAGCAGCGAACGGACCTTCCGCCAGACCGGCGAATAGGTGACCATATAAGCTTCGGAAATCAGCACCTTGTTGCGGTCGCGCGCGGCGATGACCTCGTCGATCTCGGCGGCCTTCAGCGCGATCGGCTTTTCGCAGAGAACATGCTTGCCGGCGTCGGCGGCCTTGATCGACCATTCGATATGCTGGGCGGTCGGCAGCGGAATGTAGACGGCGTCGATGACGTCGGAGGCCAGCATTTCCTCATAGGAGCCGAAGGCATGCGGGACGGAGAAGCGGTCAGCCATGGCGCGCGCCTTCGACAGATCACGGCTGGCAATGGCCGTCACCACGCAGTTCTCGGCGTCCTGAATGGCCGGAACGACCAGTTCACGGCCGATCTTGGCCGTCGAGAGAATTCCGAAACGCAGCATGTTGACCTCCTAAGTCCCTGTTTCGCGGCAACTTAGTTTCGGCGTCCCCCAAAGGCAATGCCGGCGACGGCGAATTGACAGCGCCGGCCGGCATCCGTACCGGTTTTCGGAAACATGGAGGCAAGACCGATGAGCGTGACGATCCGGAATGTGAGCCCTGCGGACGAGAAACAGTGGCGCGCCCTTTGGGATGCCTATCTCACCTTCTACAGGACGGATCTCAGCGAAGACGTGACCGCCTCCACATGGTCGCGCATTCTCGATCCCGGCTCGCGGGTCTCGATCAGGGTCGCCGATGTTGACGGCCGCCTGGCCGGCTTCGCCATCCATCACTTTCACGATTCGACCTGGAGCATTGCGCCCGATTGCTATCTGGAAGATCTCTTCGTCGAGGAAAGCTTTCGCGGCCAGGGCGTCGGGCGCGCGTTGATCGAGGACCTGATCGCGCTCTCACGGGAACGCGGCTGGTCGCGGCTCTACTGGCACACCGAAACCGACAATACCGCCGCCCGGCGGCTTTATGACACCTTCGCCGGCGCCGACGATTACGTGCGCTATCGCATCAAGGTGTGACTTCGCTCCACGGCTGGTAACCGTCGCGTAAGGTCTCGCCGCCTAGCCTGCTCGCATGGGCAAGGTGATTCCATTGAAATTTCGATCCAGAGGACGGCCGCGGCCGGCTCGTCGCGACGCCGGCAACGGCCGTGTGGCGAAGCTCTTGTCGATCCTGATCGGCGTGGTCATCGGGGCCGGCAGCTCGTTTGTCGTCCTCAACCCGGACACGGCTTCGGCCATTGCCAGCCGGTTGATGCCGGAGGTTGGGCAGAGCCCGCCCGTGCCGGCAGAGCGGCCCTATCGCCTCTGTGGGCATGGCAAGCATACGGACTGCGTCGTTGATGGCGACACATTCTATTTCGGCGGCGAGAAGATCCGTATTGCCGATATCGATGCCCCGGAAACCCATCCGTCGCGCTGCCAGCAAGAGCAGGCGCTGGGCGACCGCGCCACCGAACGGCTGTCTCAACTGCTGACCGAAAACGACTTCGAGCTGCTGCCACTCGGCAAGCGGGACCGCGACCGCTATGGCCGCAAGCTGCGTGTTGTCATGATCGACGGGAAGTCGGCGGGTGAACGTCTGGTCGAGGAAGGCCTGGCGCGCAAATGGACCGGCAAGCGCCGGCCCTGGTGCGGTTGATCGCGGCTCGCCGCGCCCTACACTCTTCTCCATCCGCACCTTCTTCGAAACAGGACCCCACCCATGCAGTATCGCGACCTCGGCCGGACCGGCATCCGGATTTCACCCATCGTTTTCGGCGGCAACGTGTTCGGCTGGACGGCCGACGAGCAGACCTCGTTTTCCCTCCTGGACGCCTGGCTCGACGCCGGCTTCAACGCGATCGACACGGCGGACGTCTATTCCGCCTGGGTCGAAGGACACAGCGGCGGCGAATCCGAGGACATCATCGGACGCTGGATGAAGGCGCACAAGGTGGCGCGGGAGAAGGCCGTCATCGTCACAAAGGTCGGCCATCCCATGTGGGGCGACCAGAAGCGGCTCAAGGAAAAGTGGATCCTGCAGGCGGCGGAGGATTCGCTCAGACGTCTGCAGACAGATTACATCGACGTCTACCTCGCGCATTTTCCGGACAAGGATACGCCCTACGAAGAGACGCTTGGCGCCATGGCAAAGCTCAAGGAACAGGGCAAGATCCGCTCGATCGGCGCGTCCAATCTCGACGCCGATCAGCTGTCGCAATCCCTTGCGGCGGTCGAAAAGGCCGGGCTGCCGCGCTATGACGTGCTGCAGCCGGAATACAATCTTCACAACCGCAGCCTTTTCGAAGGACCGCTTGCGGAGCTTTGCGTGAAGGAAGAGATCGGCGTCATCAGTTTTTATGCGCTGGCAGCAGGTTTCCTCACCGGCAAATACCGTTCGAAGGCGGATACCGAAGGCAAGAGCCGCGGCGGCAGTGCGGCGCGCTATCTCGACGAGCGAGGCTTCGCCATTCTCGGCGCACTCGACCGCGTCGCCGAGGAGACCGGTGCCAAGCCGGCAGAGATCTCGATCGCATGGCTCCTGCGCAAGCGCGGGCTGACAGCACCGATCGCCAGCGCCACCAGCAAGGCGCAGCTCGACAGTATCGTGAATGCCGCAGCCCTGCAGCTGACGGACGAACAGATGCGTATGCTCGACGAAGCCGGCTAAAGAATTCCGACCCGGCGCAGCAGCCACCAGGCTGCGGCGGTGGAGGCGATGATCAAGCCGAAGGCCCAGATCGTGCCGCTCGACCCGTCATGGGAAAACGGCAGGCCCGGCGTATTCATGCCGAAGAAGCCGGTGACGAGCGTCGGCGGCAGCAGGAAAGCCGTCATCACCGACAGGATGTACAGGTGGCGGTTGGTCTCGGCCGAGAGGCGGGAATCGGCTTCTTCGTGCAGCAGACGGGCGCGATCCTGCAAGGCGGAGACCTCATGGTCGGCGGCTTCCAGCCGGCTGATCAGACGGGCTGCGGACTCGTCGAAGCCTTCCGGCATCTCGTCCTCGTCCCAGGCCGCCGCGTGGCGCATGGCGGTCAGCATGGTGCGCAGATAGCGATGCAGGCGGACGATGGAGCGGCGCAGCGGCTGCAGAGGGACCTGCCCTTCCCGCGGCTTGTGGCCGTAGACGGCGTCCTCGATCTCGTTCAGCTCCTCGGTGAATTCCAGCACCAGCTGGAACATGGTCCGCTGGACCTCGACGACGAGCTGCTCGAACACGTCGATCGGGAGTGCGAACTTCGACGGGCTTTTCTCGATCGCGACACGCACCCGGTCGAGGCTGCGCAGCGGATGGACGCGCGTCGTGACGATCAGCCGACCGCAGATGGCGAAGTGCAGCCGGCCGAGATCGCGGGTGTGGCGATCGAACTCCCGCTGATAGTCGATCAGCGTGCCGTATAGCGAGCCCTCGTCGACGTTGACCGCCGGGTGGCTGTCTCTGGCGGTCAGGGCTATCAGCGCCGGTTCCGTCAGGTCGGGAAGCGTGGCGAGATAATCCGCGACACGCACATCCGCGAGATTGAGGTGCAGCCAGACGAAACCCTCCGACGCCGCGAGTGCTGCCGGCAGCGCCTCTTCCTTCAGCATGCCAGGCGTCTGCGAGCCCGGAAGCATGCCGCAGGCCCAGATCAGACCGGGCGTTTCGGTTTCGACGATCTGCATCAATCACTCACAAGGCTGGCATTTCGGTTGGCCCTAGACATTCCGCAAGCGGACCGAATGTGCAAGGGCTTCCGGCGAGAAAAGACCTGCCGCAATCGGCCGCAGGGTCAGCCGGAATGGCGGAAGAAGTCGATGAAGGCGCGCAAGGCCGGCCGCATCTGGCGGCGCGAGGGATAATAGATGTGGAAGCCGTCGAAGGGCGGCGTCCAGTCCTCAAGCACCGCGACGAGCCGGCCTTCGGCCAGATCACGTTCGATGCGGCGGTCGAACACATAGGCAAGACCGGCGCCATCAAGCGCTGCGGTCCGCATCAACCGTTGGTCGGAGAGGATGACTGGCCCGCGCACGTCCACCTCGATCGGCTTGCCATCCTTTTCGAACTCCCAGCGGTAGAGCCGGCCGCTGGAAAAGCGCCTGCGAATACAGCGGTGGTGAATCAGGTCGCCGGGATGCACCGGCTTCGGATGGTCTGCAAAATAGTCCGGCGACCCCACCACGATGCCGCGCCAGGGGCCGCTCACCTTGACCGCGATCATGTCCGCTTCCAGATGCTCGCCGAGCCGAAGACCGGCGTCGAAACCGTTCTCGACGATATCCTCGAACCGGTCGTTGGTGCGGATATCGAGCTCGATATCCGGGTAGCGGGCCACGAAGGCGCCGAGCTTGGGCACGACCAGATCCTCGGCGGCAAGCAGCGGCATGGTGATGCGCAGCGGTCCCGCCGGCCGGTTGCCGCTGTCGGCGACGGCGGAGAGACCGGCGTCGATTTCGGCAAAGGCGGGAGCGACGGTCGCCAGCAGCCTTTCGCCCTCCTCCGTCGGCCGGACGCTGCGGGTGGTGCGGGCCAGCAGTCGGACCCCGAGGCTTTCCTCAAGGCTGCCGATCGCATGGCTGACGGCCGATGGCGCGATCTCAAGTTCGCGGGCGGCGGCGCGAAAGCTGCCGGCCCTGGCGACGGCGGCAAAGACGGCGAGTTGGGAGAGAAGCGTGCGGTTCATTGGTCCATTATTTAGATCAACCTATTGCCAATTGCACGGATTATCAGCGCGACAGACCCGGCCTATAGTTCGGCCCATCCCAAGTACACCCGCAACTGAGGAGATCGTCATGAAAAACCGCACACTTGGACAAGGCCTTTCCGTATCCGCCATCGGCCTCGGCTGCATGGGCATGAGCCATGCCTATGGCGGCTATGACGAGGCGGACTCCATCAAGACGCTGCATCGTGCCGTCGAGATCGGCGTGACCTTCTTCGACACGGCGGAAGCCTACGGCCCCTTCACCAACGAAGTTCTGGTCGGCAAGGCGCTGAAACCGTTGCGCGACAAGGTCGTGATCGCCACCAAGTTCGGCTTCAAGATCGATCCGGACAAGTCGGACGCACAGGCGCTTTCCGGCACCGACGGCCGGCCCGAGCATGCGCGCGCGGTGGCCGAAGCCTCGCTCAAGCGGCTCGACACGGATGTCATCGATCTCTTCTACCTGCACCGCATGGACCCGACCGTGCCGATCGAAGACACCGTCGGCGCGATGGGCGACCTGGTGAAGGAAGGCAAGGTCCGCCATATCGGACTGTCCGAGGTTTCCGCCGAAACGCTGGCGAAGGCCCATGCCATCCATCCGATCACCGCCCTGCAAAGCGAATATTCGCTCTGGACCCGCGATGTGGAAAGCAATGGCGTGCTTGACGCCTGCCGCACGCTCGGCATCGGTTTCGTACCCTTCAGCCCGCTCGGTCGAGGCTTCCTCACCGGCAAGATGCGCTCGACCGAGGGGCTTGCGGCCAACGACTTCCGCCTGTCCCTGCCGCGCTTCCAGAAGGAAAACATGGACGCCAATCAGCGACTGGTCGCCATCGTCGAGGAGATTGCCGCCGACAAGCAGGCGACCGCCGCCCAGGTGGCGCTCGCCTGGGTTCTGGCGCAGGGCGACATGATAGTCCCCATTCCCGGCGCACGGCGGATCGCGCATCTGGAACAGAATGCGGCAGCGGTCGATGTCGGCCTGTCGCAGGCCGATCTCGACCGGCTGGCCGACGCCTTTGCCCCGGACCATGTTGCCGGCAATCGCTATCCCGAAGCGATGTCGGCGATGGTCAACCGCTAGGCGGCAAGATGCCATTGCGGTCCGGATGTGTTAATGTAGCCATTCCACATTCGGACCGGGAGGAACGCGATGAGTGACAGGCAGGCCGTTGAAACCACCGTCCATCTCTATGTGGAAGGGATGGCCTTCGGGAATGCGGGGGCGCTGAAGAAGGCGTTTCATCCGCAGGCCTCGATCATCGGAAATTATCAGGGCGCGGTGGAATGGTTGACGCGCGACGCCTTCATCGAAGCGGTGCTGGCCGAAGAGTCGGCGGATCCGGCGAGCCAGCCCTTCATGGATATCCATTCGATCGACGTTGCCGGCG
Proteins encoded in this region:
- a CDS encoding transporter, coding for MQIVETETPGLIWACGMLPGSQTPGMLKEEALPAALAASEGFVWLHLNLADVRVADYLATLPDLTEPALIALTARDSHPAVNVDEGSLYGTLIDYQREFDRHTRDLGRLHFAICGRLIVTTRVHPLRSLDRVRVAIEKSPSKFALPIDVFEQLVVEVQRTMFQLVLEFTEELNEIEDAVYGHKPREGQVPLQPLRRSIVRLHRYLRTMLTAMRHAAAWDEDEMPEGFDESAARLISRLEAADHEVSALQDRARLLHEEADSRLSAETNRHLYILSVMTAFLLPPTLVTGFFGMNTPGLPFSHDGSSGTIWAFGLIIASTAAAWWLLRRVGIL
- a CDS encoding aldo/keto reductase, whose translation is MKNRTLGQGLSVSAIGLGCMGMSHAYGGYDEADSIKTLHRAVEIGVTFFDTAEAYGPFTNEVLVGKALKPLRDKVVIATKFGFKIDPDKSDAQALSGTDGRPEHARAVAEASLKRLDTDVIDLFYLHRMDPTVPIEDTVGAMGDLVKEGKVRHIGLSEVSAETLAKAHAIHPITALQSEYSLWTRDVESNGVLDACRTLGIGFVPFSPLGRGFLTGKMRSTEGLAANDFRLSLPRFQKENMDANQRLVAIVEEIAADKQATAAQVALAWVLAQGDMIVPIPGARRIAHLEQNAAAVDVGLSQADLDRLADAFAPDHVAGNRYPEAMSAMVNR
- a CDS encoding GNAT family N-acetyltransferase yields the protein MSVTIRNVSPADEKQWRALWDAYLTFYRTDLSEDVTASTWSRILDPGSRVSIRVADVDGRLAGFAIHHFHDSTWSIAPDCYLEDLFVEESFRGQGVGRALIEDLIALSRERGWSRLYWHTETDNTAARRLYDTFAGADDYVRYRIKV
- a CDS encoding Gfo/Idh/MocA family protein; this translates as MLRFGILSTAKIGRELVVPAIQDAENCVVTAIASRDLSKARAMADRFSVPHAFGSYEEMLASDVIDAVYIPLPTAQHIEWSIKAADAGKHVLCEKPIALKAAEIDEVIAARDRNKVLISEAYMVTYSPVWRKVRSLLSEGAIGKLRHVQGAFTYFNRDPGNMRNIPALGGGGLPDIGVYPTITTRFSTGIEPLRVQATTERDPEFGTDIYSSVRADFGSFELSFYISTQLAARQVMVFHGTEGFIEVKSPFNADRYGAEEIEVTNQSHGESRLYRYQDCRQYRLEAEAFARAAAGEDAEVVTLESSRKSQLFIDAIYRASEKDGWEAV
- a CDS encoding thermonuclease family protein, which gives rise to MAKLLSILIGVVIGAGSSFVVLNPDTASAIASRLMPEVGQSPPVPAERPYRLCGHGKHTDCVVDGDTFYFGGEKIRIADIDAPETHPSRCQQEQALGDRATERLSQLLTENDFELLPLGKRDRDRYGRKLRVVMIDGKSAGERLVEEGLARKWTGKRRPWCG
- a CDS encoding LysR family transcriptional regulator, producing the protein MNRTLLSQLAVFAAVARAGSFRAAARELEIAPSAVSHAIGSLEESLGVRLLARTTRSVRPTEEGERLLATVAPAFAEIDAGLSAVADSGNRPAGPLRITMPLLAAEDLVVPKLGAFVARYPDIELDIRTNDRFEDIVENGFDAGLRLGEHLEADMIAVKVSGPWRGIVVGSPDYFADHPKPVHPGDLIHHRCIRRRFSSGRLYRWEFEKDGKPIEVDVRGPVILSDQRLMRTAALDGAGLAYVFDRRIERDLAEGRLVAVLEDWTPPFDGFHIYYPSRRQMRPALRAFIDFFRHSG
- a CDS encoding nuclear transport factor 2 family protein, with the protein product MSDRQAVETTVHLYVEGMAFGNAGALKKAFHPQASIIGNYQGAVEWLTRDAFIEAVLAEESADPASQPFMDIHSIDVAGDTASAKVTDDFAGLRFTDLLSLLKVDGHWQIVSKVYYIHP
- a CDS encoding aldo/keto reductase, which encodes MQYRDLGRTGIRISPIVFGGNVFGWTADEQTSFSLLDAWLDAGFNAIDTADVYSAWVEGHSGGESEDIIGRWMKAHKVAREKAVIVTKVGHPMWGDQKRLKEKWILQAAEDSLRRLQTDYIDVYLAHFPDKDTPYEETLGAMAKLKEQGKIRSIGASNLDADQLSQSLAAVEKAGLPRYDVLQPEYNLHNRSLFEGPLAELCVKEEIGVISFYALAAGFLTGKYRSKADTEGKSRGGSAARYLDERGFAILGALDRVAEETGAKPAEISIAWLLRKRGLTAPIASATSKAQLDSIVNAAALQLTDEQMRMLDEAG